Within the Erigeron canadensis isolate Cc75 chromosome 6, C_canadensis_v1, whole genome shotgun sequence genome, the region GAGACTGATCATGGTGAAGAGTACGTCAACGATTTTCAATCGGAAGAGGAAGATTATCACTACGAATACCAGCGCCGTAATGATTGTGACAGTGACATTTCATCAACCGATTCCCTTTATGGTTGGCGTACCCCATAATTCGTGttagtgtttaatttttatttaatgtatttgTGTTAAGTACTATTTTAATTTCGTGTGAtgtgtttaaaataaatgtaatgtttcgtttttaaaataaatgtaatgtttcgtgataaataaatgtaatgtttttaatttttggtgtttaatttttggtgatgtgtttaatttttggtgacatacttaatcaaataaatacaaataaaacataaatacattaaACATACATCAAACATACATTAAACACacattaaacataataaaacatacatttatttaaagaCACACAAAACGTAAAACCGAATAACATAGAAAGATATGAAACTAAGACATCTTCGATAAAATCACATCATAAATCTTGCACTAGCTCGTAGCAAATGCCACTCCGGGAGGTAGACAAAATCAGGATGCGTCATACGATACTCCTCTAAAGCAACTTCGACACGCCTCAGGTTTACTTCATTGTTCAGACGAGCATAGATGTGCTCGAACTCGTGAATTGAGTGGCGCATCTTCCGCCATTTTCCTTGCACATTCTCAAGGCTCCTTTGTTCGCTTTGATGATTTTGGAGATTAATAAAGACTTCCCTTACACGTTTCCAAAATGTTCTTTGTTGTTGGAAAGCCTCTACGTTTGGATCATCGACTACGTCAAGTCAAGCTCTCGCTAAATTCATAGTCTCATCTGTTGTCCAAGGTCTAGCCATTTGTTGTTTCACTTAAGAGAAGAATGAAaataataagagaaaaaaaagaagaaatggaAGAACATGTATAAAAATGAGGAAATGGGATTtagtttatatagatagataatttattgatttaaaaaaaataaaattgaaacgGACCAAAAACGAAAAAGACAAAAGTGAGAACCTGCAATCGGACGCGTTCGAATTCAGCATGGGCACGCTTTTTAAAAAGCCGGAACGCCCCCCGGGACTAAGCTCCGGCATTCCGGGGGCGTTCCCCGGCATTCCAGGTGAAAAAACCGAGAAGGAATGGGCTACTCCTGATAGTCTTAAGTTCTTTTGGGAACTACATTGTATCGTACAAAAGTTGTATTATTGGGGTCTGTGACTCTATTGTCTAGATGGAACTAGTAGAGTAGTAGATGTGTGAGTTCGTTCGGTATTGAGATCATTAccgtataactttttttataggAAGGTGTTAACATAAAGTATATATGATACTATGAATTCTATATggtaatatttgtatttgtacgcacttgttaaaaaaaaatcattcttCGCATGTCtatacaaaatacatataatccgtgattacatatttacatgactaaaacttttttttttttttaactgattGTAAATATATTGGTTATAGCTAAGCTACTTTTATAGAAGATTTCAATGCACCAGTTAAAGTCACAAGTCACAACTATGACCCATAACAATCAATTTTGACATTAACTAGTAGATCCAGGTCTCCCGAGCTACTAGTTTCTAACATAGCTCACAATCTAAGTTTTCATAAAAACTATCTTTTCTATAACccatttcaatattttttaatattgtcaaatacaaatatacaatgtaTCAAAGTAATCTTTTGACTCATGACACATCAATTTCTCGTTATTGgtctcaaaatttaaaaaaggcTTATTTTTAGACCAATGAACATTTCGCATTTGGCACCTGCAATCACTTGCATCATCCACGACGCTCCCGATTACTCATGACCACGCCCACGAATATGTTAGATAAAGTCACGTGTCAAGCGAACTACTCGATTGCAGCCACCCTTGAGCAACGTACGGCTTACATACCTCATATGTAACACACAAACCAATACGTTAATTAAATGATCGAGACATGTCAAGCCAACTACTCATGTGTGACACTACTAACACAACCACAACCATTTAATAATCGACgacaaaattgattttttaaaaatttggatACACATGTCAACGACGTACTTTGTGAACCATGAACATTATCATATGTAATTAAAATGACCGAAGGTCGATCAAAAGCAATAAAGCAtagataaaaaatgattttgatatatttatgttaGATTGAATTAACATGTCTTACAATGTCGATCGTCATAGTGATATTTCGTAATTTCCGGTTATTATGACATGTTAATATTTCATAGATTAGATAATACAGTCGAATGAAACAAGAGAATGACATTGTTATTGTTAATACTATCcaaaataatactcgtagtaTTCACATGAggtagaagaaaaagaagaagtggCCAATAATAATACTCATAATTGAAAAGTTGACACTAGAAAATGTAAAAGCAACTTTTCTTCCCCTATTGGCTGCAACGCACTCATACACCGACAAAACCGGAAAAAGCGAAAAATCTAAAAATGGCTGCTTTCAACTTCAATCCCCTGCCTTTCATTTTCCGCCactattattgatttatttcctTCCACATTTTtacattctttcttttttttttttttttttccagaaattattattataattctaCAACTTATTAAGCCTCTAAAAAATCATTTGAGTTCATAcgtaaaattttgtttgtagACTTTGTAGCTGAAAACTTCCAACTTATAGTAACTAATAATGGATGCGGATTTCCGGAacaatcaacaacaacaacagccaCAACAAAACATGAACTCGGGCCTAACACGATACAGATCAGCACCGAGTTCATATTTCTCGTATTTGTATGAAGACGAGGATATTAATCCGTTCTTAAGCCCCAGGGCTTCTAGCCCTGAGACAGAACGCATTTTATCTAGATTCATGTCTAATGGTGATCAATATCGAGGTAACGAATTTCAAGATATAAATTCTATGAAACAGGAACAAGTAACattttcaccaccaccacaacaacAACATATGATGTATCAAAACCATGTTCCATCTCATCAACAAGttgttcataataataataataataatagtaatttgGGTGTTTCTAGCTCTAGCTCTAGCTCGGGCATGGTTGATCCGGTAATGTTAATGGATCCACCAACTAATCTTATTCGTCAAAGTAGTTCGCCAGCTGAATTTTTCGAAAACATTAATATGGATAATGGtactttataatttttgtatacatgatatgaattttatttttgtattttttttgcaATTAGTGTACGTATTGAATGTTACTGTTTTATAGGGTATTCAGGTATGAGACCTATGGATAAGTTTTCGACTTCAAACAGGTCGAAAAGTAGGATGGGTTACGAATCGGGTTCACATTCATCTTCTAGAGTAGTATTGTCTCGTATACCTGAAAACGAGGGGAAAAACGTGGCCCATAACAATAATGGTGGTTATCCCAGCTTCCCTGTTGCTTCTTGGGACGAATCAACAATGTTAACCGAACGATTTCTAAAAGAATTCGGCAAAAGTGACCGAATAAGTTCATCTGAAGATCAGGTTAAATATTGGAGATGTTTTGATATTATTGATATAAGTTGTTTAGGTTGTAATTAATTTGAGCCTGAGTCTGATTGTTGATTATCTTGA harbors:
- the LOC122603450 gene encoding transcription factor bHLH130-like isoform X1, producing the protein MDADFRNNQQQQQPQQNMNSGLTRYRSAPSSYFSYLYEDEDINPFLSPRASSPETERILSRFMSNGDQYRGNEFQDINSMKQEQVTFSPPPQQQHMMYQNHVPSHQQVVHNNNNNNSNLGVSSSSSSSGMVDPVMLMDPPTNLIRQSSSPAEFFENINMDNGYSGMRPMDKFSTSNRSKSRMGYESGSHSSSRVVLSRIPENEGKNVAHNNNGGYPSFPVASWDESTMLTERFLKEFGKSDRISSSEDQNDEGRIQSPNGLFHQLSLPTSSTEMSAMEKLLQFQDNVPLRSRAKRGCATHPRSIAERVRRTRISERMRRLQDLVPNMDKQTNTADMLDLAVDYIKELQKQVEILSDCHARCTCPHKQEL
- the LOC122603450 gene encoding transcription factor bHLH130-like isoform X2 gives rise to the protein MDADFRNNQQQQQPQQNMNSGLTRYRSAPSSYFSYLYEDEDINPFLSPRASSPETERILSRFMSNGDQYRGNEFQDINSMKQEQVTFSPPPQQQHMMYQNHVPSHQQVVHNNNNNNSNLGVSSSSSSSGMVDPVMLMDPPTNLIRQSSSPAEFFENINMDNGYSGMRPMDKFSTSNRSKSRMGYESGSHSSSRVVLSRIPENEGKNVAHNNNGGYPSFPVASWDESTMLTERFLKEFGKSDRISSSEDQNDEGRIQSPNGLFHQLSLPTSSTEMSAMEKLLQFQDNVPLRSRAKRGCATHPRSIAERVRRTRISERMRRLQDLVPNMDKQTNTADMLDLAVDYIKELQKQVESFFFFCNISDTFRLSC